Below is a genomic region from Citrobacter tructae.
AGTTGAATTGGCTAAAACGGCAAGGGGGGTCATACACGTCGCCAGGATGGCCACTTTTAAAAAATTGGTTTTCATATATTCACTCAAAAAATAATCACAACATAAAAAATCATGTAAATAAATGATTTAATTGAGTATTATATTTTGATGAGGTAGGTGATGAGCAGCAATTCGTGTGAAAGGCGTGATCGGATGACCACGCCTGAATTTGTTACTTCTTACGACCAGTAATGCGGCACCATTCTTCTTTCTCGATGACCGGATCGAGCGTGAAGAGATCGGCGTAGGCTTCACAGACGCCGTCTGCCTGGCTGGCGAGAATACCGGAAAGCCCCAGTAAACCGCCCTCAACCGGCAGGACGCTGATTAATGGAGCCAGTTCACGCAAAGGGCCAGCAAGGATGTTGGCAACCACCACGTCGGCTTTCATCGCTTCTGGCTGGTCCTGCGGTAGATACAGCTCCAGGCGGTCAGAAACGCCGTTACGCTGCGCGTTATCGCGACTTGCCTGAATGGCCTGTGGATCGATGTCCACACCAATGGCTTTCGCTGCACCTAATTTGAGTGCTGCAATTGCCAGAATGCCGGAACCACAGCCAAAATCGATAACCGTTTTACCCTCTAAATCCAGTCCGTCAAGCCATTGCAGACACAGAGCGGTCGTTGGGTGAGTGCCCGTACCAAACGCCAGACCCGGGTCCAGCATCACGTTGACGGCGTTCTCATCCGGCACATCGCGCCAGCTTGGGCAAATCCACAGACGTTCTCCAAAGCGCATTGGGTGGAAGTTATCCATCCATTCGCGTTCCCAGTCTTTATCTTCAAGCTGTTCGATTTTATGCACGAAGCCTGCGCCCAGCAGCGGATGTTGCTCCAGAATGGCAACCACTTCTTTCATGTCGGTTTCTGCATCAAACAGGCCCGTAACATCGGTGTCACCCCAAAGACGGGTCTCGCCCGGCAGCGGTTCAAACACCGGGGTATCATGCGTGTCCTGGAAGGTGATAGAAACGGCACCCGCTTCCATCAGTGCATCGCTCAGGTCTTCTGCATTTGCACCGGTTGTGTTTAGTTTCAGTTGGATCCAAGGCATGGCAAAACTCTTTATTTATCAGTAGTCAATATGACGGCTTGCGGGGCGGCAGAACCAAAACGGTTTCCGACCAGGAAAGCCAGCAAACTTAGCAGCAATGAGGGCACAATCGGATGGAAGCCCAGGTACTGAATGTTAAAGGTGGCGAGAATGGCATACAGCACCCCACCGATAATCATCGCGCTTAATGCGCCTGCTGCGTTCGCGCGCTCCCAGTACAGGCCCAACACCAGCGGCCACAAGAAGACGGCTTCCAGCCCACCAAACGCCAGCAGGTTGAGCCAGATGATCATTTCTGGCGGCTTCCAGGCAGCCAGCAGCAGCAATGCCCCCAACAACAGAGTGATCACCGCCGACATGCGCTTCAACCGGGTTTCATTTTTCAGCTGCTCCGGGCGCAGGTTCAGATAGAGATCTTTAATGATCGTAGCGGAACTTTGCAGCAATTGGGCGTTGATCGTCGACATGATCGCGGCCATTGGTGCTGCAAGGAAGATCCCGGCGGCAATTGGCGGCAGAACTTTGACCATCAGGGTAGGGATGACCAAGTCCGGCACTGTCAGGTCGGGAAGTACCGCGCGTCCGAGTGCACCTGCCAGGTGCATACCAAACATCAAGATCGCCACGACAATCGTGCCGATAATAATTCCACGATGGACTGCTTTGCTGTCTTTATAAGAGATGCAGCGCACTGCGGTATGCGGCAGGCCAATCACGCCAAAGCACACCAATACCCAGAACGAGGTCATAAAGGTCGGAGACAGCATGTCATCAGCGCCTTGCGGGGTCACCAGCTTCGGATCGATGGTTTGCAGCGTCGCCACCGCGTTGCTGAGGCCGCCGGCTGCGTGGACAACGCCGACCAGCAGGACAATCGTCCCAATCAGCATCACCATGCCCTGCATCGTGTCGTTGAGCACGCTGGCGCGGAATCCACCGAATGCGGTGTATAACGCGATGCTGATACCAAAAATCAGCAGGCCGGTTTCGTAAGGGATCCCCGCAGCGGTTTCCAGCAAACGCGCGCCGCCGATGAACTGCACTGTCATCGCGCCAACGAAAGCCACCAGCAGGCTGAGGCTCGCCAGCCAGACCAGCAAACGACTCTGATAGCGGGCAAACAGCATGTCGTTAAGGGTGACTGCGTTGTAGCGTCGCGCCAGAATAGCGAATTTCTTGCCAAGAATGCCCAGCGATAGCCAGACGGCCGGTAGCTGGATCATCGCCAACAGGACCCATCCCAAACCGTATTTATACGCGGCACCCGGACCGCCAATAAACGAACTCGCGCTGATGTAAGTCGCGGTCAGCGTCATAGCTAATACGACCCCGCCCATAGAGCGACTGCCGAGGAAATACTCATTCAGAAACGTGCCGGTCGTTCTCTTTCTCATTGCGTACACAGAAAGACCAAACACCACCAAAAGATAGGCGACAAGCGGCAAAATCACTTCAAGCTGCATCGTCATCCTCCAGAGGAATATCGCGATAGATAAATTTCACCATCGCCCAGCACAGTACAATGAAAACCAGCGGTGTCAGCAGACAGGCCATTTCGAACCAGTGCGGTAAGCCGGTAAAGCCCAGCGTGGAGTCTGGTAAGTAAGCGGCCACTAACCATGTGGCAAGATAGAAAAGGGTCAGCCACAGCGCCCAGCGCGCCTCTTTATGGGCCTGAACAAAACGAGCGTCCATTTTTTGTCCCTTGTGGATAAAGAAAGCGGGGATTGTACCTTATGGGACGTACCGGAGGGGAGAAAAACAAAAGGCCGGAGAATCCGGCCTTTTCGGTTAATGCGTACTTACTTTTCCTGAAGTCCGAGTTTTTTCTCCAGGTAGTGGATATTGGAACCACCACGCTGGAAGTGCTCGTCGTTCATGATGCGGATCTGCAGATCAACGTTGGTTTTGATACCGTCGATGATCAGTTCCTGCAAGGCGTTTTTCATGCGGGCAATGGCCACGTCACGGTTTTCACCATAGCAAATCAGCTTGCCGATCATTGAGTCATAGTACGGCGGTACGGTGTAGCCCGCGTAAATATGAGACTCCCAGCGTACACCAAAGCCACCCGGTGCGTGGAAACGCGTGATTTTACCGGGGCTTGGCAGGAATGTGTTCGGGTCTTCGGCGTTGATACGGCATTCTACCGCATGGCCTTTAACCACAACCTCATCCTGCTTGATGGACAGCGGCTGACCCGCAGCGATACGAAGCTGCTCTTTAATCAGGTCAACGCCGGTGATCATTTCGGTAACGGGGTGCTCCACCTGGATACGGGTGTTCATTTCAATGAAATAGAACTCGCCGTTTTCGAACAGGAACTCAAAGGTACCCGCCCCACGGTAGCCGATATCCACACAAGCTTTGGCGCAACGTTCGCCGATGTAACGGCGCAGTTCCGGGGTAATGCCCGGTGCTGGCGCTTCTTCGACAACTTTCTGGTGACGACGCTGCATGGAGCAGTCACGTTCTGCCAGATAGATAGCGTTCCCCTGACCATCAGCCAGTACCTGGATCTCGATGTGACGAGGGTTTTCCAGGTATTTTTCCATGTACACCATGTCGTTGCTGAAGGCGGCTTTCGCTTCAGCTTTGGTCATCGCGATGGACTGCGCCAGATCGGTGTCGCTGCGCACAACGCGCATACCGCGACCGCCGCCGCCGCCGGAGGCTTTGATGATAACCGGGTAGCCGATGCGTTTGGCATGAGCGCGGTTAGCGTCCATGTCGTCGCCCAGCGGGCCGTCAGAGCCCGGAACGGTCGGTACGCCCGCTTTCTTCATGGCGGTGATCGCAGACACTTTGTCGCCCATTAGGCGGATGGTGTCGGCTTTCGGACCGATGAAGATAAAGCCTGAACGTTCTACCTGCTCAGCAAAGTTGGCGTTCTCAGACAGGAAACCATAGCCCGGGTGAATAGCAACCGCGCCAGTGATTTCAGCGGCGCTGATGATTGCCGGGATATTCAGATAGCTTTTAACAGACGGAGCCGGACCAATACAGACCGTTTCATCTGCCAGTAATACGTGTTTTAGATCGCGATCCGCGCTTGAGTGCACAGCGACGGTCTTGATGCCCAGTTCTTTACAGGCACGAAGAATACGCAAGGCAATCTCGCCACGGTTGGCGATAACGATTTTATCCAACATGTTCGCCTCGTTACTCGATGACGACCAGCGGCTCGTCAAATTCTACCGGTTGACCACTTTCGACCAGAATCGCTTTTACTACGCCGGATTTATCGGCTTCAATCTGGTTCATCATTTTCATGGCTTCAACGATGCACAGGGTATCGCCCGCATTCACTTTCTGACCCACTTCGATAAACGGTTTGGCGTCAGGGCCCGGGGTGCGGTAGAAAGTACCAACCATCGGGGAACGTACGATGTGACCACTGATTTCCGCTGCTGCAGGGGCTTCCATGCTTGGAGCTGCAGTCTGTGCGACAGCGTTAGACAGAGCAGGTTGTTGCATCATTGGTGCAGCATAAGCCTGTTGCATCATTGGGAAACCTGCATTTGGCGCTGCGCGGCTGATGCGTACAGACTCTTCGCCTTCAGAAATTTCCAGTTCGGAGATGCCTGATTCTTCAACCAGCTCGATCAGTTTTTTAATCTTACGAATATCCATGAGTGGGTTCCGTACTCTTTGTTTAGTGAAATTGTGACAGGCGTTTTATCGCCGTCTGTATAGCATTTGAATGACTGTTGGTGACGAGATGTCACCATCTCTGGCGGTTGCACTGCGTGCCGTAACCATTAAATGAGACTTCAAAACTTATCAGTCATTGTGTGGCTATCTTCTGCCATTTTCGGGTAAAAGACAAAATATACCTTCAATACCCGGTTGTCACCCTTTCCGCGCTGTAAAAACGCCTTCGGGGAAAGCAAGGTCGCACATTATAACCATTTCGTAGCAATTGGCAGCTAAATACTGGTCTTATCAGGGAAGATAATCAACCGCAGACATGTAAAGAACGTGGGTTCATCTGTGTTTTGCAACGTACTGCACATATCGTGAAGCTACCGCCACCACTGGCGGAACTTCTTGTAACGGCAGGCTAACAGCGCGACGGCGAGCGCGGCATAAATGATCGGTTGCGGCGATAAAATCTTCACCGACCACAGATAATGAATGGGTGCCAGGATCGCCACAAGATAGACGAAGTTGTGTAAAAGTTGCCAGCGTTTGCCCAGTTTCCGCTGCGCCGCCTGCGTGGAGGTGAGCGTGAGGGTAAATAGCAGGAGCCAACTGATAATCCCCAGCATCAGGTAAGGCCGCGTTGTTAGCTCTCGACCTAACAGACCCAGGTTTTTAATGCCCAGTTCCAGCAGCGCATAGCTGGTTAAATGCAAGGTGGCCCAGGCAAAACACCATAACCCTAACAGGCGGCGGGTGCGTATCAGTAATGGTTGTTTAGCGTAGCGCGCCAGCGGCGAGACCAGCAAGGTTGCCAGCAGGAATTTCAGAGCTGTCCTACCGGTAAAATGTTGAATGTCTTTGACCGGATCGGCGCTTAATCCACCGTGATTGACTGCCCAAAAGAGCCAGACAAAAGGTAATAATCCCGCAAGATGCAGGCAAACTTTCAGCCAGGTGATTTGTTTTGCCGTCAGACGCACTTAAAAATTCTCCCGCAGATTAAGACCACGGTAAAGCGAAGCGACTTCATCTGCATAACCATTAAACAGCAAAGTGGGTTGACGCTGTACATCGAGGATACCGCCCGCGCCAATAAAACGTTCAGTTGCTTGTGACCAACGTGGGTGATCGACGCCAGGGTTTACATTGGCATAAAACCCGTATTCATTGGGGGCAGCCATATTCCAGGTCGTTGGAGGGCGTTCCCGCGTGAGTTTAATGCTGACTATCGACTTAATACCTTTAAAACCATATTTCCACGGTACGGTTAAGCGAATAGGTGCGCCGTTCTGTGGGGGAAGCGCTTTGCCATAAACCCCCACGGTAAGCAGCGTAAGTGGGTGTATGGCTTCATCGAGGCGTAACCCCTCAACGTAGGGATATTTCAGTCCCCCGCCAATAAAACGATCTTTCTGACCAGGCATATCATCCGGCGCGTAAAGCGTTTCGAACGCGACATATTTCGCGTTGCTGGTGGGTTCAACCAGTGCCAGCAGCTTATGTAAAGGAAAGCCAATCCACGGCACGACCATAGACCAAGCTTCTACACAGCGCATGCGATAAATGCGTTCCTCAAGTGGGAAACGGGTGGTCAACGCATCGTGATCGAGGGTTAACGGTTTTGCCACTTCGCCGCTAATTTTCAGCGTCCAGGGATCGGTTTTCATACTGCCCGCGTTAGCGGCCGGGTCAGCTTTGTCGAGACCGAATTCATAGAAGTTATTGTAGCCAGTGACTTTATCTTCCGGCGTTAAAGGTAATGTACTTTGCCAGTCTGCGGGTTTAGTGAAATCAAGCGGTTTTCCGGCGGGCGCCGGTGGGCGGTCATTACCTTTAAACCAACCCAGCAGGTCAGCCTGAGCTGTAGGAGAGAGCGAAAGGGCTGTTGCGCTGATACCCAGTGCTTTCAGTACCTGGCGACGTTGCAGCATAAAAACAGATTCTGCCGTTACATCAGTTTCCGTCAGTTTTTTGGGTTTCATATCATCCTCCGTCATGCGTTTTGCTAAGCATGACGGAGGCAAAGGCTTATCGCGAATTTATCACGAAAAATTGCAGATTAGGCGATCTTCACCAGCGTGCGGCCCTGCACCTGGTTATTGATGATGGCGTCGGCAAACTTCGGTGCATCGGCAAGTGTAATTTCAGTTGCGGCCTGGGAATAAAAGGCTTCCGGCAGGTCATTCACCAGACGTTGCCAGGCTTGCGAACGGCGTGCCGGAGGTGTCATGACAGAATCGACACCCTGCAAACGCACATTGCGCAGAATAAATGGCATCACCGTGGTGGGCAGCGCAAACCCGCCCGCCAGACCACAGGCGGCAACGCAGCCACCGTAGTTCATCTGTGCGAGGACTTTTGCCAGCACTTTGTCGCCAACGGTATCAATGGCACCTGCCCACAGCTGTTTTTCCAGTGGGCGAGTTTCAGCAAATTCATCACGACCGAGGATCCGGTTGGCGCCCAGACTACGCAGATAGTCGTGCGTGCTTTCGCGACCGGACACGGCCACAACCTGATACCCCAGCTTATGCAGTAACGCAACGGCAGTACTGCCCACACCACCGCTGGCGCCGGTGACGACAATCTCGCCGTCTTCCGGGCGAATCCCGGCATCTTCAAGTGCCATCACGCACAGCATAGCGGTAAAACCGGCGGTGCCGATGATCATCGCGTTGCGGCTATCCAGTCCTTTTGGCAGTGCAACCAACCAGTCGCCTTTTACGCGTGCACGTTCGGACAATCCGCCCCAATGGTTTTCACCTACGCCCCAACCGGTCAGTAACACCTCCTGACCTGCATGAAAACGGGGATCTTCACTGTAGCGAACGGTTCCGGCGAAATCGATACCAGGAATCATCGGAAAATTACGGATAATTTTTCCCTTGCCAGTGATGGCAAGAGCATCTTTATAGTTCAGGCTCGACCAGTGAACATCCACCGTCACATCGCCTTCCGGTAGCTGATTTTCGTCGAGGGGTTGAACGGATGCGAGGGTTTTTCCGTCCTGCTGTTCTAAGATCAAAGCCTGCATAACCTGTCCTCAATTCATATAGTGGATTGGAAAATTAATTATGAAGACTATACTCGCTAATCAAAACGTGATGCCGATTCTGCGCAATAAATTGCCAGATATACCTGATTTGGTAGTATGCCCACATTATTTATGTAAATTGACGGATTTCGCGTTCATTTTTGCATTTTCGTGTCGCTTTTTTATTTTCATGTCTGATTCATAACTGTCGGAGTTAACACAAGGATGCGATTAACGACGAAATTTTCAGCTTTTGTGACTTTGCTCACAGGGTTAACGATCTTCGTGACGCTGATCGGCTGCTCGCTGAGTTTCTACAATGCGATCCAATATAAGTTCACCTGTCGCGTCCAGGCCGTCGCGACGGCGATCGACACGCATCTTGTCTCTAAAGATTTTGGTGCCCTAACGCC
It encodes:
- the msrQ gene encoding protein-methionine-sulfoxide reductase heme-binding subunit MsrQ; amino-acid sequence: MRLTAKQITWLKVCLHLAGLLPFVWLFWAVNHGGLSADPVKDIQHFTGRTALKFLLATLLVSPLARYAKQPLLIRTRRLLGLWCFAWATLHLTSYALLELGIKNLGLLGRELTTRPYLMLGIISWLLLFTLTLTSTQAAQRKLGKRWQLLHNFVYLVAILAPIHYLWSVKILSPQPIIYAALAVALLACRYKKFRQWWR
- the panF gene encoding sodium/pantothenate symporter, which codes for MQLEVILPLVAYLLVVFGLSVYAMRKRTTGTFLNEYFLGSRSMGGVVLAMTLTATYISASSFIGGPGAAYKYGLGWVLLAMIQLPAVWLSLGILGKKFAILARRYNAVTLNDMLFARYQSRLLVWLASLSLLVAFVGAMTVQFIGGARLLETAAGIPYETGLLIFGISIALYTAFGGFRASVLNDTMQGMVMLIGTIVLLVGVVHAAGGLSNAVATLQTIDPKLVTPQGADDMLSPTFMTSFWVLVCFGVIGLPHTAVRCISYKDSKAVHRGIIIGTIVVAILMFGMHLAGALGRAVLPDLTVPDLVIPTLMVKVLPPIAAGIFLAAPMAAIMSTINAQLLQSSATIIKDLYLNLRPEQLKNETRLKRMSAVITLLLGALLLLAAWKPPEMIIWLNLLAFGGLEAVFLWPLVLGLYWERANAAGALSAMIIGGVLYAILATFNIQYLGFHPIVPSLLLSLLAFLVGNRFGSAAPQAVILTTDK
- the msrP gene encoding protein-methionine-sulfoxide reductase catalytic subunit MsrP, with amino-acid sequence MKPKKLTETDVTAESVFMLQRRQVLKALGISATALSLSPTAQADLLGWFKGNDRPPAPAGKPLDFTKPADWQSTLPLTPEDKVTGYNNFYEFGLDKADPAANAGSMKTDPWTLKISGEVAKPLTLDHDALTTRFPLEERIYRMRCVEAWSMVVPWIGFPLHKLLALVEPTSNAKYVAFETLYAPDDMPGQKDRFIGGGLKYPYVEGLRLDEAIHPLTLLTVGVYGKALPPQNGAPIRLTVPWKYGFKGIKSIVSIKLTRERPPTTWNMAAPNEYGFYANVNPGVDHPRWSQATERFIGAGGILDVQRQPTLLFNGYADEVASLYRGLNLRENF
- the prmA gene encoding 50S ribosomal protein L11 methyltransferase; protein product: MPWIQLKLNTTGANAEDLSDALMEAGAVSITFQDTHDTPVFEPLPGETRLWGDTDVTGLFDAETDMKEVVAILEQHPLLGAGFVHKIEQLEDKDWEREWMDNFHPMRFGERLWICPSWRDVPDENAVNVMLDPGLAFGTGTHPTTALCLQWLDGLDLEGKTVIDFGCGSGILAIAALKLGAAKAIGVDIDPQAIQASRDNAQRNGVSDRLELYLPQDQPEAMKADVVVANILAGPLRELAPLISVLPVEGGLLGLSGILASQADGVCEAYADLFTLDPVIEKEEWCRITGRKK
- a CDS encoding MDR family oxidoreductase, giving the protein MQALILEQQDGKTLASVQPLDENQLPEGDVTVDVHWSSLNYKDALAITGKGKIIRNFPMIPGIDFAGTVRYSEDPRFHAGQEVLLTGWGVGENHWGGLSERARVKGDWLVALPKGLDSRNAMIIGTAGFTAMLCVMALEDAGIRPEDGEIVVTGASGGVGSTAVALLHKLGYQVVAVSGRESTHDYLRSLGANRILGRDEFAETRPLEKQLWAGAIDTVGDKVLAKVLAQMNYGGCVAACGLAGGFALPTTVMPFILRNVRLQGVDSVMTPPARRSQAWQRLVNDLPEAFYSQAATEITLADAPKFADAIINNQVQGRTLVKIA
- a CDS encoding YhdT family protein; the encoded protein is MDARFVQAHKEARWALWLTLFYLATWLVAAYLPDSTLGFTGLPHWFEMACLLTPLVFIVLCWAMVKFIYRDIPLEDDDAA
- the accC gene encoding acetyl-CoA carboxylase biotin carboxylase subunit; amino-acid sequence: MLDKIVIANRGEIALRILRACKELGIKTVAVHSSADRDLKHVLLADETVCIGPAPSVKSYLNIPAIISAAEITGAVAIHPGYGFLSENANFAEQVERSGFIFIGPKADTIRLMGDKVSAITAMKKAGVPTVPGSDGPLGDDMDANRAHAKRIGYPVIIKASGGGGGRGMRVVRSDTDLAQSIAMTKAEAKAAFSNDMVYMEKYLENPRHIEIQVLADGQGNAIYLAERDCSMQRRHQKVVEEAPAPGITPELRRYIGERCAKACVDIGYRGAGTFEFLFENGEFYFIEMNTRIQVEHPVTEMITGVDLIKEQLRIAAGQPLSIKQDEVVVKGHAVECRINAEDPNTFLPSPGKITRFHAPGGFGVRWESHIYAGYTVPPYYDSMIGKLICYGENRDVAIARMKNALQELIIDGIKTNVDLQIRIMNDEHFQRGGSNIHYLEKKLGLQEK
- the accB gene encoding acetyl-CoA carboxylase biotin carboxyl carrier protein, translated to MDIRKIKKLIELVEESGISELEISEGEESVRISRAAPNAGFPMMQQAYAAPMMQQPALSNAVAQTAAPSMEAPAAAEISGHIVRSPMVGTFYRTPGPDAKPFIEVGQKVNAGDTLCIVEAMKMMNQIEADKSGVVKAILVESGQPVEFDEPLVVIE